In Candidatus Bathyarchaeia archaeon, the following are encoded in one genomic region:
- a CDS encoding dihydroorotase family protein: protein MGVDLVLRNAKAYVDKKLVDCSFAINEGRILKIGKEATMPKAETKIDLKNLLVLPGLIDVHVHLRDEEKAYKEDFYSGTAAAAAGGITTVLDMPNNNPVTMSIEALKNRMKKAEKKILVNVGFYSEFPKKNSEIEKIIAEGTVAFKLFMAEQVGGLNIDDDGALLTAFGIAARMKVPIAVHAEDKSSLKEAEHKFKRANRNDIDAFLKAHSTNAEAKAVKRILSISKQIGAHIHFCHVSTKDGLSIIVDEKKKGMPITCEATPHHLLISSNELKRIGTLALTMPPVREKHHRDALWKGIKNGWIDIIASDHAPHTLEEKKANSIWDVKVGVPGLETTLPLILTEVNRGRLSIADVVSLMAEKPAEIFKLTSRGYLKEGYSADLTVIDLNKKYGIDASKFHSKAKYSPFDKWTVEGKPVKTFVNGQLVMEDEKIVAKPGSGQIIRRE, encoded by the coding sequence TTGGGCGTTGACTTAGTCTTACGCAACGCAAAAGCTTATGTAGACAAAAAACTAGTGGACTGCAGTTTTGCAATAAACGAAGGCAGAATTCTAAAAATAGGCAAAGAAGCTACCATGCCCAAGGCGGAAACAAAAATTGATCTAAAAAACCTCCTTGTTTTGCCTGGCTTAATAGATGTTCATGTGCATCTTCGAGACGAAGAAAAAGCCTACAAAGAAGATTTCTACAGCGGAACAGCTGCAGCAGCTGCAGGTGGAATAACGACAGTTTTGGACATGCCCAACAACAATCCCGTTACAATGAGTATTGAGGCTCTAAAGAATCGAATGAAAAAGGCTGAAAAGAAGATATTGGTTAATGTGGGCTTCTATTCTGAATTTCCGAAAAAGAATAGCGAGATAGAAAAAATTATTGCTGAGGGCACTGTGGCTTTCAAACTTTTTATGGCTGAGCAAGTCGGCGGGTTAAACATTGATGATGATGGCGCTCTTCTGACGGCTTTTGGAATCGCTGCGAGAATGAAAGTTCCAATAGCTGTTCATGCAGAAGATAAGTCAAGCTTGAAAGAAGCTGAACACAAATTCAAACGTGCTAACCGTAATGATATTGACGCATTTCTCAAGGCACATTCCACAAACGCTGAAGCAAAAGCAGTAAAACGCATACTGAGCATATCCAAACAAATTGGCGCACACATTCATTTCTGTCACGTAAGCACGAAAGATGGTTTGAGCATAATTGTTGATGAAAAGAAAAAAGGAATGCCAATAACTTGCGAAGCAACACCGCATCATCTACTTATCTCTTCAAACGAACTAAAACGAATCGGAACTTTAGCATTAACAATGCCGCCTGTACGAGAAAAACACCATCGCGATGCTCTCTGGAAGGGAATTAAAAACGGCTGGATTGACATTATTGCATCAGACCACGCGCCACATACTCTGGAGGAGAAAAAAGCGAATAGCATTTGGGATGTTAAGGTTGGTGTGCCAGGATTAGAAACAACACTTCCGTTAATACTTACCGAAGTCAACCGCGGAAGACTATCAATAGCCGACGTTGTAAGTTTGATGGCTGAAAAACCTGCTGAAATCTTCAAGTTAACAAGTAGAGGCTATTTAAAAGAGGGTTATAGTGCTGATTTAACAGTGATAGATTTAAATAAAAAGTATGGAATTGACGCGTCAAAGTTTCATTCTAAAGCAAAATATTCCCCCTTCGACAAGTGGACAGTAGAGGGAAAACCCGTTAAAACATTCGTTAACGGTCAATTAGTAATGGAAGACGAAAAAATTGTAGCAAAGCCAGGAAGCGGGCAAATTATCCGGAGAGAATAA
- a CDS encoding Mut7-C RNAse domain-containing protein, translating into MKFIVDGMLGKLTRWLRMLGHNVKYSNKLDDAKLITIAKKERRILLTRDLELYQQAIAKGLDAFYLEGTTEAERLAFLAKRFKIELEINMEKSRCPKCNTRVKPIPKEKVVNKVEKNTFSNYNEFWECPKCEKIYWQGAHWTRIRNTLDTAKENLKKSK; encoded by the coding sequence GTGAAATTTATTGTTGACGGCATGCTTGGAAAGTTGACGCGTTGGCTTCGCATGTTAGGGCATAACGTAAAATATTCAAACAAACTTGATGATGCCAAATTAATAACAATAGCCAAAAAAGAACGGAGAATTTTGCTTACAAGAGATTTGGAGCTTTATCAACAAGCCATAGCAAAAGGACTTGACGCCTTTTACTTAGAAGGAACAACAGAGGCAGAAAGACTAGCATTTCTTGCAAAGCGATTCAAAATAGAACTGGAAATAAACATGGAAAAATCTAGATGCCCAAAATGCAACACTCGAGTAAAACCAATTCCTAAAGAAAAAGTAGTCAATAAAGTAGAAAAAAACACGTTCTCCAACTACAACGAGTTCTGGGAATGTCCCAAATGCGAAAAAATCTACTGGCAAGGCGCACACTGGACAAGAATTAGAAACACGCTGGATACAGCAAAAGAAAACTTGAAAAAGTCAAAGTAG
- the thsB gene encoding thermosome subunit beta: MSSPAQAGGVPVLVLREGSSRSRGKEAQHTNIMAAKIVAETVKSALGPKGMDKMLVDSFGDVTITSDGRTILDEMDIQHPAAKMMVEVAKTQDNEAGDGTTTAVILAGELLGKAEELIGKNIHPTIIIDGYKKASEKALEILEKIAIPAESNTQEYLKKAAMTSMASKLVAEHREYLADLAVKAILAVAEKENGKYKADVDDVKVEKKPGESLKDTKLIQGIVLDKEVVHSGMPKRVEKAKIALLDTPLEIEKTEFDAKINIESPEQMEAFLKQEEEMLRDMVEKIAAIGANVVLCEKGIDDMAQHFLARKGILTVRRIKKSDMEKLAKATGGKIITNMDDMSAEDLGYANLVEERKIGDDKMTFVEGCKHPRAVTILIRGGTERIVDEAERSLHDALCVVRDVVEEPKIVAGGGAPELEVSRMLKKYAETLPGREQLAVKSFAEALEAIPITLTENAGLDPIDILSELRAKHEKGEKWNGIEVHSGKVQDMTEAGVFEPLSVKKQIIKSATEAASMILKIDDVIAAGKMKTPPTPPGGGPPGAGYPGAGEY, translated from the coding sequence TTGTCATCACCCGCTCAAGCAGGCGGTGTGCCAGTTTTAGTATTAAGAGAAGGCTCAAGCAGAAGCAGAGGAAAAGAAGCACAGCACACAAACATTATGGCCGCAAAAATAGTGGCTGAAACAGTAAAAAGCGCCCTCGGACCGAAAGGCATGGACAAAATGCTTGTGGACAGTTTTGGCGACGTAACAATAACCAGCGATGGACGCACAATCCTTGACGAAATGGACATCCAACATCCAGCAGCAAAAATGATGGTAGAAGTTGCAAAAACACAAGACAACGAAGCAGGAGATGGCACAACAACCGCCGTAATACTTGCAGGCGAATTGCTTGGCAAGGCAGAAGAACTCATCGGAAAAAATATTCATCCAACAATAATAATTGACGGATACAAGAAAGCCTCAGAAAAAGCATTAGAAATTTTAGAAAAAATCGCCATACCCGCAGAATCCAACACGCAAGAATACTTGAAAAAAGCCGCAATGACATCGATGGCAAGCAAACTCGTAGCTGAACACAGAGAATACCTTGCTGATTTAGCAGTCAAAGCAATACTTGCAGTTGCAGAAAAAGAAAACGGAAAATACAAAGCAGACGTAGACGATGTCAAAGTAGAAAAGAAACCAGGCGAATCACTAAAAGACACCAAACTCATTCAAGGCATCGTCCTAGACAAGGAAGTCGTTCACTCCGGAATGCCTAAACGCGTTGAAAAAGCCAAAATAGCGTTACTTGATACGCCATTAGAAATTGAAAAAACAGAATTTGACGCCAAAATCAACATAGAAAGCCCCGAACAAATGGAAGCTTTCCTAAAACAAGAAGAAGAAATGCTACGTGACATGGTTGAGAAAATAGCCGCGATAGGCGCAAACGTAGTGCTATGCGAAAAAGGCATAGATGACATGGCACAACACTTCCTAGCCAGAAAAGGAATCCTAACAGTAAGACGAATCAAAAAATCAGACATGGAAAAACTCGCAAAAGCCACAGGCGGGAAAATAATCACCAACATGGACGACATGAGCGCAGAAGACCTAGGCTACGCAAACCTCGTCGAAGAACGCAAAATAGGCGACGACAAAATGACCTTTGTAGAAGGATGCAAACATCCACGTGCTGTCACCATACTCATAAGAGGCGGAACCGAACGCATAGTAGACGAAGCAGAACGTTCACTACATGACGCCCTATGCGTAGTCAGAGACGTAGTTGAAGAACCCAAAATAGTAGCTGGAGGTGGCGCACCAGAACTTGAAGTTTCACGCATGCTCAAAAAATACGCTGAAACTCTTCCAGGAAGAGAACAACTCGCCGTAAAAAGCTTCGCAGAGGCACTAGAAGCCATCCCAATAACGCTGACAGAAAACGCAGGACTGGACCCAATCGACATACTCTCTGAACTAAGAGCAAAACACGAAAAAGGCGAAAAATGGAACGGAATCGAAGTCCACTCAGGAAAAGTCCAAGACATGACCGAAGCTGGAGTATTTGAACCACTATCCGTCAAAAAACAAATAATCAAATCAGCCACAGAAGCAGCTTCAATGATACTAAAAATCGACGACGTCATTGCTGCAGGAAAAATGAAAACCCCACCAACACCACCTGGTGGTGGACCTCCAGGCGCTGGATATCCAGGTGCTGGAGAGTATTAG
- a CDS encoding pyridoxal-phosphate dependent enzyme — protein MHFEIKCSECNHSSLNLLNYKCPKCSQPLNIQLKLKFEPKKIHKENRSLWRYAEFFPYIKKEDIITLGEGWTPLTKLSGNGYVKTESLNPTGSFKDRGSTILISALHKQIKKKKGYIAEDSSGNAGASIAAYAARANLKAKIYVPENVAGPKFNQIQFYNAEVTKVKGNRSKVAEEAQKPEKGKFYVGHILHPLFRDGIRSLAYEIAEQLDWQAPERVYLPVSAGTLLLGVINGFKHLTESNIIKKIPKIIACQTQQVSPLYHRFKDLRYAPPEKITSIADALVSTNPPLLELMVKSLKETNSDAIIVNEKEILEAFKELARLGFFVEPSSAVAYASYKKQLNNKETSKNEKTVIILTGTGLKTTLKPN, from the coding sequence ATGCATTTCGAGATAAAATGCTCCGAATGCAATCACTCATCTCTTAACTTACTTAACTACAAATGTCCAAAATGTAGCCAACCCCTAAACATTCAACTCAAACTAAAATTTGAACCTAAAAAAATACACAAAGAAAACCGAAGCCTATGGCGATACGCGGAATTCTTCCCATACATAAAAAAAGAAGACATCATAACTCTAGGCGAAGGATGGACACCACTAACCAAACTGTCAGGCAACGGCTACGTAAAAACGGAAAGCCTAAACCCAACTGGCTCATTCAAAGACAGAGGTTCCACAATACTAATTTCCGCATTGCATAAACAGATAAAGAAAAAGAAAGGCTACATAGCCGAAGATTCCTCAGGCAACGCAGGCGCATCAATAGCAGCATACGCAGCGCGCGCAAACTTAAAAGCAAAAATCTATGTCCCAGAAAACGTCGCTGGACCAAAATTCAACCAAATCCAATTCTACAATGCAGAAGTCACCAAAGTAAAAGGAAACCGAAGCAAAGTAGCTGAAGAAGCCCAAAAACCCGAGAAAGGAAAATTCTATGTTGGACATATACTGCATCCCTTGTTTAGAGATGGCATAAGAAGTCTCGCCTACGAAATAGCTGAACAGTTAGATTGGCAAGCTCCAGAACGTGTTTACTTGCCAGTTTCCGCTGGAACATTACTTTTAGGCGTCATAAACGGATTCAAACACTTAACAGAATCCAACATAATAAAGAAAATACCAAAAATAATCGCTTGTCAAACCCAGCAAGTTTCACCATTATATCATCGTTTCAAGGATTTACGCTATGCTCCGCCAGAAAAAATAACATCAATCGCAGACGCGCTAGTAAGCACAAACCCTCCACTATTAGAACTCATGGTAAAAAGCTTGAAAGAAACAAACAGCGACGCAATAATAGTTAATGAAAAGGAAATTTTAGAAGCCTTCAAAGAACTAGCCCGATTAGGCTTCTTTGTAGAACCAAGCTCAGCCGTTGCCTACGCATCCTACAAAAAACAACTCAACAATAAAGAAACATCAAAAAATGAAAAAACAGTAATAATCCTAACAGGAACCGGACTAAAAACAACACTCAAACCAAACTAA
- a CDS encoding electron transfer flavoprotein subunit beta/FixA family protein, with product MRRIIVCLKQAVDVSQLKTDSVTRRLLVESAPRKMSDFDRNALEEAIRIKEKLGGDVEIVTVTVTAEDAKAVLREALAMGADKAYMVYDASLRDIDTWGTAYVLAEAIKKIGVFDLILCGETSLDGFSGVVGARLAELLGLSHVGYVRKLLVESEAVVAERLLEDVVETVRVGLPLLVSVTRGINQPRIPSLMMIMKASKKEIVLWSVEDLGLQKEKLAAKVDVVDVLAPKTERKKIRIAGESVQEIADKLTKALIQEGVVKRR from the coding sequence TTGAGGCGGATAATTGTTTGTTTGAAGCAAGCGGTTGATGTTTCTCAGTTAAAGACTGATTCAGTAACGAGGCGGTTGCTGGTGGAAAGTGCGCCGAGGAAGATGAGTGATTTTGACAGGAATGCGTTGGAAGAAGCCATACGAATCAAAGAAAAGTTAGGCGGTGATGTTGAGATTGTCACCGTGACCGTAACTGCAGAAGATGCTAAGGCGGTTTTGCGTGAAGCGCTTGCAATGGGTGCGGATAAGGCGTACATGGTTTATGATGCAAGCCTTAGGGATATTGACACGTGGGGCACTGCTTATGTTTTGGCTGAAGCTATCAAGAAGATTGGCGTGTTTGATTTGATTCTTTGCGGAGAAACTAGTTTGGATGGTTTTTCTGGTGTGGTTGGTGCGCGGTTGGCGGAGTTGCTTGGTTTGTCGCATGTTGGTTATGTTAGGAAGTTGTTGGTGGAGAGTGAAGCGGTTGTTGCTGAGAGATTGCTTGAGGATGTTGTTGAAACTGTTAGGGTGGGTTTGCCTTTGCTTGTTTCTGTTACGCGTGGGATTAATCAGCCTAGGATTCCTTCGTTGATGATGATTATGAAGGCGTCTAAGAAGGAGATTGTTCTGTGGTCGGTTGAGGATTTGGGTTTGCAGAAGGAGAAGTTGGCTGCAAAGGTTGATGTGGTTGATGTTTTGGCGCCTAAGACGGAGCGTAAGAAGATTAGGATTGCTGGTGAAAGTGTGCAAGAGATTGCAGATAAATTGACGAAGGCGTTGATTCAGGAAGGCGTGGTGAAAAGAAGGTGA
- a CDS encoding electron transfer flavoprotein subunit alpha/FixB family protein yields MSEFGGVWVFSERQDLMLEMLGKAREIADKWQSEVIAVVLGFNVQGRVEELIKCGADKVYLAENSMLESFRLECYLKVLHDLVVSYKPEIVLIGSTRNGKSLAARLATRLDAGIIPDCNWLDIDGQGRLVGERITYGGNAVAKVAFKVKPCIVTIPSRVFEKPEPKERNGQLVRLDVKIEEPKTKVVDVKPLETSSVRLEDADVIVSCGRGLEKKEDKVLLEELAGVLGGVVGNTRPLAEDRKWFTEWVGLSGHKVKPKLYIACGISGVIQHVAGIRDAKVIVAVNKDENAPIFEVADYGVVGNLYDVLPALKDALKKQLE; encoded by the coding sequence ATGAGTGAATTTGGTGGTGTTTGGGTTTTTTCTGAAAGGCAAGATTTGATGTTGGAGATGCTTGGTAAAGCAAGGGAAATTGCGGACAAATGGCAATCAGAAGTAATTGCGGTTGTTCTTGGTTTTAATGTACAAGGCAGAGTGGAGGAACTGATAAAATGCGGGGCTGACAAGGTTTATCTTGCAGAGAATTCTATGTTAGAGAGTTTCCGTTTAGAATGTTATCTTAAAGTTTTGCATGATTTGGTTGTCAGTTATAAGCCGGAGATTGTGTTGATTGGTTCGACGCGGAATGGGAAATCGCTTGCTGCGAGATTGGCGACTCGACTTGATGCTGGAATTATTCCTGATTGTAACTGGTTGGACATTGACGGGCAAGGACGATTGGTAGGCGAAAGGATAACTTATGGAGGAAATGCTGTTGCAAAAGTTGCGTTTAAAGTTAAGCCATGTATTGTTACGATTCCTTCGCGGGTGTTTGAGAAGCCAGAGCCAAAAGAGCGGAATGGTCAATTGGTTAGGTTGGATGTGAAAATTGAAGAACCAAAGACTAAGGTGGTTGACGTTAAGCCTTTGGAAACGAGTAGTGTTAGGCTTGAGGATGCTGATGTGATAGTGAGTTGTGGGCGTGGTTTAGAGAAGAAGGAGGATAAGGTGTTGTTAGAGGAGTTGGCGGGTGTTCTTGGCGGCGTTGTGGGGAACACGCGTCCTTTGGCTGAGGACAGGAAATGGTTTACGGAGTGGGTTGGTTTGTCTGGACATAAGGTTAAGCCGAAATTGTATATTGCATGTGGGATTTCTGGTGTGATTCAGCATGTTGCTGGGATTAGGGATGCGAAGGTTATTGTGGCGGTTAATAAAGATGAGAATGCGCCGATTTTTGAAGTGGCGGATTATGGTGTGGTTGGTAATCTTTATGATGTTTTGCCTGCGTTGAAAGATGCTTTAAAGAAGCAGCTTGAGTAG
- a CDS encoding acyl-CoA dehydrogenase family protein codes for MVDFAFTEEQELFRKAVREWCEKELSLEKVREMDNKGEIPRELVKGLGDLGLLLMTIPEEHGGAGSDWLTACIAAEELGYADISIALPVLWLVGSSWGYVVDKYCSEQVREAVIRKAVKGDAFIGIASTEAGGGSDVAAFKSSARKEGDMWVLNGEKLYISGTEEAKKWGGGYFVIARTSPAPPEASHRGMTAFYLPIDAPGVEVYKRFEDMGRMAISTGGFAMDNVKLPDSHRIGEVDKGFYLTMEGFDNARILIAAVCVGAAQRALEIGMDYIKERKAFGRPIGKFEGIQFELADDWAQLEALRSLVYRTAWMNDKRYKEKKFSALEVSRMIAACKLIAPHFAFDVFKHVMLWHGAYGYTKECPLEMGLRGIMSYCVGAEGTSNIQRIVIARELLGKEYIPYK; via the coding sequence ATGGTAGATTTCGCTTTCACTGAGGAGCAAGAGCTCTTCCGCAAAGCCGTTCGTGAATGGTGCGAAAAAGAACTGTCTTTGGAAAAGGTTAGGGAAATGGACAATAAAGGTGAGATTCCAAGAGAACTTGTTAAGGGTTTGGGGGATTTGGGTCTTCTTTTAATGACGATTCCAGAAGAGCATGGTGGTGCTGGTTCTGACTGGCTTACGGCGTGTATTGCTGCGGAGGAGCTTGGCTATGCAGATATTAGCATTGCTTTGCCTGTGTTGTGGCTTGTGGGTTCCTCTTGGGGATATGTTGTTGACAAATACTGCAGTGAACAAGTGCGGGAAGCTGTGATTCGTAAAGCTGTTAAAGGTGACGCTTTTATTGGTATAGCTTCCACAGAGGCTGGCGGCGGTTCGGACGTTGCAGCTTTCAAGTCCTCGGCACGCAAAGAAGGTGACATGTGGGTTCTTAATGGCGAGAAACTGTATATCAGCGGCACAGAAGAAGCGAAAAAATGGGGCGGCGGCTACTTTGTCATTGCCAGAACTTCTCCAGCGCCTCCCGAAGCTTCACACCGCGGAATGACCGCTTTCTATTTACCAATTGACGCGCCAGGCGTAGAAGTTTACAAGCGATTTGAGGACATGGGTAGAATGGCAATCTCAACCGGCGGCTTCGCAATGGATAATGTGAAACTGCCTGATTCTCACCGCATAGGAGAGGTTGACAAAGGTTTCTATTTGACCATGGAAGGCTTTGACAATGCGAGAATATTAATCGCAGCTGTCTGCGTTGGTGCAGCTCAACGAGCACTGGAAATTGGCATGGACTACATTAAAGAGCGAAAAGCGTTCGGCAGACCCATCGGCAAGTTTGAAGGCATCCAATTTGAATTGGCTGATGACTGGGCACAACTTGAGGCTTTACGGTCACTTGTTTATCGCACTGCATGGATGAACGACAAACGATACAAAGAAAAGAAGTTTTCAGCTTTAGAAGTTAGCCGAATGATTGCAGCCTGCAAGCTTATCGCGCCGCATTTCGCTTTTGACGTTTTCAAGCATGTCATGCTTTGGCATGGCGCTTATGGCTACACGAAAGAATGCCCCTTAGAAATGGGGTTGCGGGGAATAATGAGCTACTGTGTAGGCGCAGAAGGAACAAGCAACATACAAAGAATAGTCATAGCAAGAGAACTCCTAGGCAAAGAATATATACCATACAAATAA
- a CDS encoding amino acid-binding protein, with protein MWNNIKKYLEDYPERLRVARVLVENGLSVKNRKIYLNEIQIPPVRIARVAGVDRRTVAETLNAINANRELRLIFEGLRSAGHSLKEIAKHLNLGVVEITPVDARIPGILANSAMTLAKSGLSIRQAIVDDPELSPEPKLTLIAERKIPGELIPELLKIHGIAKVSVY; from the coding sequence ATGTGGAACAACATCAAAAAATACCTAGAAGACTATCCAGAACGGCTCCGAGTAGCACGCGTACTCGTAGAAAACGGATTAAGCGTAAAAAACAGAAAAATCTACCTAAACGAAATCCAAATTCCACCCGTACGCATAGCACGTGTTGCGGGCGTAGACAGACGCACAGTAGCCGAAACCTTGAATGCCATAAATGCAAACCGCGAACTTCGACTAATATTTGAAGGCTTAAGGTCTGCGGGACATTCGTTGAAGGAGATTGCTAAACACCTGAACCTTGGAGTTGTCGAAATAACACCCGTTGACGCGCGAATACCGGGAATACTTGCAAATTCAGCCATGACTCTAGCAAAAAGCGGATTAAGCATTAGACAAGCAATCGTGGATGACCCAGAACTGTCGCCCGAACCAAAACTAACTCTAATTGCTGAAAGGAAAATTCCCGGAGAGCTAATTCCAGAGCTTTTAAAGATACATGGCATAGCTAAAGTCTCTGTGTATTAG
- a CDS encoding TrpB-like pyridoxal phosphate-dependent enzyme yields the protein MTQKNEHFTQLNPDEIPTSWYNIQADLPEPLSPPLDPTTMKPISPQLLERIFAKELILQEVSTERYVKIPEEVREAYLRLPRPTPLYRAKRLENYLKTPAQIYFKCENFSPTGSHKTNTALAQAYYNKKQGIKRLVTETGAGQWGTALALSCTLFDLQCRIYMVRASYQQKPGRRIIAQLYGAEMFPSPSDQTNFGKKLLKENPNHPGTLGIAISEAIEDTVTHEDTRYSLGSVLNHVLMHQTIIGLEAKKQFEKIGVYPDVVCGCIGGGSNFAGFCFPFMMDKLKGKTNTEFVACESKAVPHTTKGTYTYDFGDTAEMTPLLKMLTLGHGYACPPIHAGGLRYHGMAPSISYLIHKGYMRSYAYSQTEIFQAAKILAQTEGLIIAPETAHSLKYVVDEALKCKQTGEKKIIAMNYSGHGLLDLSAYEQFLAGKLVDYEPEKIEVPQIQLPQGRKSK from the coding sequence ATGACGCAAAAAAACGAACACTTCACACAACTAAACCCCGACGAAATCCCAACATCATGGTACAACATACAAGCCGACCTCCCAGAACCATTATCTCCACCACTAGACCCAACAACAATGAAACCCATAAGCCCACAACTACTCGAAAGAATATTCGCAAAAGAACTAATACTCCAAGAAGTCTCAACCGAACGATACGTAAAAATACCGGAAGAAGTGCGCGAAGCATACCTTAGGCTACCACGTCCAACACCTCTATACAGAGCCAAAAGACTTGAAAACTACTTGAAAACGCCAGCACAAATATACTTTAAATGCGAAAACTTCAGCCCCACAGGCAGTCACAAAACCAACACCGCTCTCGCGCAAGCATACTACAACAAAAAACAGGGAATCAAACGATTAGTAACCGAAACAGGCGCTGGACAATGGGGAACCGCCTTGGCTTTGTCTTGCACACTTTTCGATTTACAATGCCGCATATACATGGTACGGGCAAGTTACCAGCAAAAACCAGGAAGAAGAATAATTGCGCAACTTTATGGAGCAGAAATGTTTCCATCACCAAGCGACCAAACAAACTTCGGCAAAAAACTCCTCAAAGAAAACCCAAACCATCCCGGAACACTTGGCATAGCCATCAGCGAAGCAATAGAAGACACGGTAACCCACGAGGACACACGCTATTCACTGGGGTCGGTGCTGAACCATGTCCTCATGCATCAAACCATAATAGGATTGGAAGCCAAGAAACAATTCGAAAAAATAGGCGTATATCCCGACGTGGTTTGCGGCTGCATAGGCGGCGGCTCAAACTTCGCGGGCTTCTGCTTTCCATTTATGATGGACAAGCTCAAAGGCAAAACAAACACGGAATTTGTTGCTTGTGAATCAAAAGCAGTTCCACACACAACCAAAGGCACGTACACATATGATTTTGGCGACACTGCAGAAATGACGCCACTTCTCAAGATGTTAACGTTAGGACACGGATATGCTTGTCCGCCTATTCATGCGGGTGGTTTAAGGTATCATGGAATGGCACCGTCAATCTCATACTTAATCCACAAGGGGTATATGCGCTCTTACGCTTACAGCCAAACAGAGATTTTCCAAGCCGCCAAAATACTAGCCCAGACTGAAGGCTTAATTATAGCTCCGGAAACCGCTCACAGCCTAAAATATGTAGTGGACGAAGCCTTAAAATGCAAACAAACAGGCGAAAAGAAAATCATCGCAATGAACTACAGCGGACACGGCTTGCTGGACCTTTCAGCGTATGAACAATTCCTCGCTGGAAAACTCGTGGATTATGAACCAGAAAAAATTGAAGTCCCGCAAATTCAGCTGCCACAAGGACGGAAAAGCAAGTGA
- a CDS encoding ParB N-terminal domain-containing protein: protein MTYTVLTEKSNLKIALLPIDELKPHEEGSPIYFELLKQEILKDGVLKYPIIADEKTHVILDGMHRWLALKSLGYTLIPVILVDACNNPEIRVGKRRIHRYICNSDGEIPIKEVISAGLSGRLMKPRSTRHFFPFSKFQQINYPLHQLRKKAAKDVSGYLAKMTQQECNFAIKEWLKEIAEELEFLTKRKEEVEKEMAEFLNRVKNLNGNFQTF, encoded by the coding sequence GTGACATACACCGTCTTAACAGAAAAATCAAATTTGAAAATTGCTTTATTGCCCATTGATGAATTGAAACCCCACGAGGAAGGTTCGCCAATTTACTTTGAACTGCTTAAACAAGAAATTCTAAAAGACGGTGTACTAAAATATCCAATAATAGCTGACGAAAAGACACATGTTATTCTTGATGGGATGCATCGATGGCTTGCGCTTAAAAGTTTAGGCTACACGCTTATACCAGTAATACTTGTTGACGCTTGTAACAATCCAGAAATCCGCGTTGGAAAAAGACGCATCCACCGTTACATATGCAATTCAGACGGCGAAATCCCCATTAAAGAAGTCATCTCAGCGGGACTCAGCGGACGCCTAATGAAACCACGGTCAACCAGACACTTCTTTCCCTTCTCAAAATTCCAACAAATTAACTATCCACTACACCAATTAAGAAAAAAAGCCGCTAAAGATGTTTCCGGATACCTTGCGAAAATGACCCAGCAAGAATGCAATTTCGCAATTAAAGAGTGGTTAAAAGAAATAGCGGAAGAGCTAGAGTTTCTGACAAAAAGAAAAGAAGAAGTAGAAAAAGAAATGGCTGAATTCCTAAACAGAGTCAAAAACCTAAACGGCAATTTTCAAACTTTTTAA